GGTAATGGGAATGTAAAAAGGTTTGCCGGTTTAAGATAAATAATAAAAACAATGGCTGGGCAGCTAAAGTTTAATGTCCTATTTTACAGGCGCTTTGACTTGTTTTAACTGATTAGAAAACGAAGGTTGTTTTATTTGCTTAATAGTTCACGAAGCGCATCGTTAGCTACCCATTTTGCCGCACGTGTATGCTGGTGGGATATGTTATGTGCTGTATCAATAGCTCGGGCCTTTAATATATTATTCCGTTTACCAATTTGCCTTAGCGCCCAGTTTATGGCTTTTTTTACAAAATTTCGGCTATCACCGGCCTCGCGTTCAATAATAGGGAGCATATTGATAAATATTTCGTCGGGGGCTTTTTTATGATGTACAGCGTATTCGGCCATTAAAACAAAGGCCGTGCGTTTTACAAACTCGCCGGTGTGGTTACTGTACTCTGCAGCCTTGTCAAGCGCAAAGGGGGTATAAATAAAGAGATTACCGCAGGCCTGGTCGCATATATCCCACGAGTAAAAATCGTTGGTCCAGGCATCCATCACTTCGAGAGTAAGCAGTTTGGGCTCGGCTATCATAGTGGCCAGTAGCCAGGCTTCGTGAATCGCGGTATCCCATAAGGCCAGCGCTAATGCATGGTCCTTTTTAATTAACCGGGCCAGTTTACGGATATGAGGTACCCGTACGCCCAACGCCGTGGCGTTGTCAATGCCAAAACGTTGCATACCTTTAAGATAGGAGGCATCGGCCTGCTCTTTAAGCAGGTCGATGATGATCTGCACATCCATTTAATCGGTAATGCTTTGTTTTTGGATGGTATTGTGAATCGGTACAACCTGCATCAGCGCTGCACTGCAGTAAAACGGGTGTAATTCCATCACTAAAGTGCCTGCTTTTATGGCCGGATCAGTTTCGGTTAGTTTTTTGGCCTCTTCAACAGATTCGACATTAAAAATAAAGATGCCTCTTACAGGCTGATCGTCCATAAACGGACCGGCAACAACCAGTTTACCCTCAGCAGCAAGGCGACCGATATTTTTAAGATGTGCCATTTGCAGCTGCATCCTCGCGGTGGAGTCTTTAAGTTGAGTTGGCCCGTCTTTTAAAAAGGCCATAACGTATTTTTTCATGCCGTAATCATCAGCGCCAAGTTTTTTGGCAAGGGCGGCGTCGTATTTGGGCTTTGTTGCGGGCGTTGTTTGGGCAAGACAGTTAACGGCAAAAGCCAATAGTGTAATAAGAAGTAGCGGTTTTTTCATGACTGAAAATTAATTATAAACTGGTTATAGTAGCCATTTTTGATGCGTGGATTTTACGAAAGTATGGGGAATGAGATTTTCATCAAGAAAACTTTCATCAAAGGCAATTAATAGTTCCTGTTTTTCAGCCTCGTTTAAGCTGTCCCAGAGTTTCCCGGTTTCGGTGTCGATGTGTCGCGGTTTATAACTTTAAATTACCGGATTTTTTTGACAATAGCAAAGCCGGATAATTTACATAGGGTTGTCATGCGTTCAAGGCAACCTGCCATACTTACTATATTGGTGGTTGGCGTGGAGACACGCCAACACGGGTAGAATAGCATTAATAATAAAACATGAAAAAGCCGGGCTTTTGCCCGGCTCCAAATCAAAAATTAAATATCCCTAAATCCGAAATCGAAATTCCCAAATCCGAAATCAAATCAAAGGTTTCCCCTTGCTTCCTGTTCGCGCTCAATCGCCTCAAACAAAGCCTTGAAATTGCCGGCACCGAATGATTTTGCTCCCTTGCGCTGTATGATTTCGAAGAAAAGGGTAGGCCTGTCTTCAACAGGTTTGGTGAAAATCTGTAACAGGTAGCCTTCGTCATCACGGTCAACAAGGATGCCGAGTTTTTTTAAAGGTTCAAGATCCTCATCAATATGGCCTACCCTGTCGGTTAGATCATCATAATAGGTTGTGGGCACCGTTAAAAATTCAACACCGCGGTTTTGCAGTTCGGTTACGGTAGCTACAATATCATGCGTGGCCAGGGCCAGGTGCTGTACGCCCTCATCTTCATAAAACTCCAGGTACTCTTCAATCTGCGATTTCTTTTTGCCTTCGGCCGGCTCGTTAATCGGGAATTTAACGTAGCCGTTTCCGTTGCTCATCACCTTGCTCATCAGGGCCGAATATTCGGTCGAGATCATTTTATCATCAAAGGTAAGGATGTTGCGGAAGCCTAAAACCTCTTCATAAAAATTAACCCAATCGTTCATTTTATGCCAGCCTACGTTGCCCACACAGTGGTCAACATATAACAAGCCGGCATCGGTTGGATTGTAGCGGCTTTCCCATTTTTCGTATCCGGGTAAAAACAAGCCTTTATAGTTTTTGCGCTCAATAAACATATGTACCGTTTCGCCGTATAGCTTAATGCCGCTGGTGCGTACTTCGCCGTGTTCGTCGGTTAGGGTTTGCGGTTGCTGATAGGGTTCGGCACCGCGTTTGGTAGTTTGCTCAAAGGCATCGTACGCATCATCAACCCAAAGGGCCAGCACTTTTACGCCGTCGCCATGCTTTTTAATATGATCGGCAATGGGATGATCGGAGTGCAGGGGAGTGGTAAGCACTATCCTGATTTTACCTTGCTGTAAAACGTACGATGCCCTGTCGCGCACGCCGGTTTCGGGGCCCGAATATGCAAGGTTTTGAAAGCCAAAGGCTGTTTTATAATAATGAGCTGCCTGCTTGGCATTGCCTACATAAAATTCAACATAATCGGTACCGTTAAGGGGCAGAAAATCGGTAGCGGTTGTTGGCTTATCTAAAGTTTGTGTTGTCATTTTTTTAATTAGTGATTTAGTGGATTATTGAATTAGTGATTTAAGCCCGGGCTCTGAAAACCTTTTAGCTTTTACCTTTCAGCTTTCGCCTTTCACCTTATTCCTGCCAGCTTTTATAATAATTTTCATCCTCAATGCCGATGGCTTCTTCGGTAAGCATCAGCGGGCGGAAGGGATCGATCATCACAGCCAGTTCGTCTGTTGATTCTTTTCCTATCGATTTTTCGACCGAGCCGGGATGCGGGCCATGCGGGATACCGCCGGGATGCAGGGTGATCTGTCCTTTTACCACGCTTTTTCGGCTCATAAAATCGCCATCTACATAATATAAAACCTCGTCGCTATCTACATTGCTGTGATTGTACGGGGCAGGGATAGAGAGGGGGTGATAATCAAACTTACGGGGCACAAATGAGCAGATCACAAAGTTATTTCCCTCAAAGGTTTGATGTACAGGCGGCGGTTGGTGCAGCCGGCCGGTTATCGGTTCAAAATCATGAATGGATAATTCCCATGGATAATGAAAGCCGTCCCAGCCTATAAAATCAAAAGGGTGGGTGCCATAGATGTAGGGGTAAATCAGCCCTTGTTTTTTAATAAGCACTTTAAAATCGCCATGTTCATCAAAGGTTTGTAAATCGGCCGGGCGTTTAATATCCCGTTCGCAATAGGGTGAGTGTTCCATCAGTTGGCCATACTGGTTGCGGTAACGTTTTGGCGGTCGGATGGGGCTGAAGCTTTCTACAATAAAAAGCCGGTTGGCCTCGCTGTCAAACTCCATTTGGTAAATGGTGCCCCGCGGTATCACCAGGTAATCGCCGTACTGAAATTTGATATTGCCGAAGCCGGTTTTCAGCGTCCCTATACCTTCGTGGATAAATACCACTTCATCGGCCTGGCTGTTTTTGTAAAAATAATCAACCATACTTTTGCGTGGGGCGGCCAGCGAGATATGCAGATCGCTGTTTACCAGTACCGGTTTGCGGCTTTGCAGGTAATCATCCTGCGGCTGGATATTAAAGCCGATGAGGCTGGTATGCTTCAGGTGTTTTTCGCGCGCTATTTTAGGTTCTACACTGTAAGGCTCGCCTAATGATTTTACAATGGTGGGCGGATGGGCATGGTATACCAGCGAATAAAGGCTCGAAAAACCCTCGGTTGATACAAGCTCTTCGGCATATAAACTGCCATCGGGCTTACGGAATTGCGTGTGCCGCTTAGGCGGAATTGATCCTAAACTATGATAAACGGGCATGGCTTATAATTGTTAATTGGTTAACAATAAAACGTATAAAATGCTGATTTGTGTTTAGGCCGGAAAAAAGCCCAAAACGCATAGCTTTAACCATTAAAAAATGGCTAAGTGAAATAAAGGAAAGGAAGTTAATTGGTAATTAGTACTGCGCCAGCACAATTTTGGCAAGCACAGCATCCCTGAAAGATGATGCATCGCTCATGGACGTAAGGCCCAGCGAAAACAGGAAATGCATTTGGATGCGTAGCATGATATAAAGGTAGGGCGTATTTATTTAAGAAGCAAATAGCAGGTGTCTGAATCAGAATTTTCAGAATGTAAGAATTTTCAGAATTTTAGAATGAAGATAAGTTGATGAAAGTATTGTGTAATTAGTAATTATATTAAAAATCACTGTTATTCTGTATTCTTCTAAATTTAGTTTAGATATTTCATTCTGTTAATTCTCAAATTCTGAAAATTATGATTCAGACAACTCAATCAACCATTCACCCAAAAATCATTAGCTTTGACCTATACCAATAAGCCATCCTTATGAAATTAGTATCCTATAAAACTGAAGACCGCGAACACCTCGGCGTTTTTGTTAATGGCCATATTTATAATCTTAACTCATGCGATAAGCTGATTCCTGATAACATGAACGAGTTTTTATGGGGAGGCCCCGAACTGATGGAGCGTGCCATGCGCGTTAACAACGACATAAGAAAAGGGAAAACAGAGGCTAAAGAGGAGTTGTTTTTTGAATTGATGGCACCTGTTCCGCACCCGGCATCCTGCAGGGATGGTTACGCTTTCAGGCAGCACGTAGCTGCTGCAAGACGAAACCGCAGGTTAGATATGATACCCGAGTTTGATCAGTACCCTATATTTTATTTCACCAACCATAACGCCATACAGGGCCCCGGCGAAATTGAATGCATGCCCGATCATTTTCAAAAGCTTGATTTTGAATTAGAGGTGGCTGTTGTGCTGAACAAAAAAGGCCGCAATATTACTGCTGCCGAAGCCGACAGCTTTATTGCCGGGTATATGATTATGAATGATATGAGTGCCCGTACCCTGCAAATGGAAGAAATGCTGCTGAACCTTGGCCCGGCTAAGGGCAAGGATTTTTCGACGGTTATCGGACCCTGGCTGGTAACACCTGATGAACTTGAGCAGTACAAAGTACCTGCAAAGCCCGGACATACCGGCAATAATTATAACCTTGAAATGAAGTGCGTAGTGAACGGCAAACAGGTATCGGCCGGAAACATGGCCGATATGGACTGGACCTTTGCCGAAATTATTGAGCGTGCCGCCTACGGCTGCGATGTGCTACCCGGTGATGTGATTGGTTCGGGCACAGTTGGCACCGGTTGTTTTTTAGAGTTGAACGGTACTGGCTTACTCAACAATGCCGACTGCGAACCCCAATGGCTGCAACCCAATGATTTGGTTGAAATGGAGATAACCGGCCTTGGTATGCTGGGCAATATCATTAAAAAGGCGAATAGTGATTTTTCGATATTGAAGTTAAAAAAATAATCTCCACAGCATATAACCCATCGTCATTGCGAGGCACGAAGCAATCCCCGGGTAACAAAGCGGTCATGCAAGTCCGCCCTGTAAAGTTTGGGATTGCTTCGTGCCTCGCAATGACGTCTTTAAGAGCGCGCTCATGCCCACCATCAACCCAACCGATCTTTCAGCAATGCAGCTTCAAAGCTATCTGAACGCTGTAATTGCTCCACGGCCCATTTGCCTTGCCTCAACCATTGATAAGGCTGGGAATATAAACCTAAGCCCGTTTAGTTATTTCAATATCTTCAGCATAAATCCAGCTATGTGCGTATTTTCACCATCGCGCAGGGTACGGGATAACACTACTAAACATACGCTCGAAAATATACATGAGGTACCCGAATGCGTTATTAATATTGTTAATTATGATATGGTACAGCAAACTTCGCTCTCGAGTGTGGAGTATTCACAAGGAGTGAATGAGTTTGTAAAATCGGGGTTAACACCCCTGGCATCAGAACTTGTTAAACCTCCGCGCGTGGCCGAATCATACGTTCAACTGGAGTGTGAGGTGAAAAATGTGATTGCATTAGGAGAGGGGGCAGGAGCCGGAAACCTTGTGCTGGCCGAAATAAAACTTATGCACATAAATGATGCTGTTTTAGCTGAGAACGGAGGGATAGATCAAACCAAAATGGATTTGGTTGCCCGCCTCGGTGGCGATTGGTATTGCCGCGTTACGGCAGATAATTTATTTAGAGTAGCCAAGCCAAACGTTAAAATAGGCATCGGCGTGGATGCATTGCCCTTTGCCATCCGCAATTCGAGGGTGCTTACAGGCAACAATCTTGGACAATTAGGTAATCTTGAAACTATTCCGGGCGATGAAGCGATAGAGGCTTTTGCGCTTACATCCGAAATAAAGGAGGTACTTGATGCTACCATCGGCGATAATCAAACGCGCGAATTGCAGTTACATTTAAAGGCTAAACAACTACTTGACGAAGGTAGGGTGGAAGATGCATTGATGGTATTGCTGATTGAATAATTTTTAATGTGCGGATCTGTAGATTTAAGATGTGCAAATTAAACAACATCATATCATGATCATCCAATAATCAAGTAAATCATGGTTCAAAAGGCATAGTCTTTCCCTTTAACGTGATATTCTGCCGGTATGCGGTTTTTTTCAAATAAATCATACCCAGGTTTTAAAGTTCGCCAAAAAGGAGTCTGGTTTGGGTAGTATGCGGCATAGGTTTTGAGTCGTGCCTCTTCCATCCTGAAAGGGAAGATATCAACCCTTATTTGCTGCTGTCCGCCTGCAAAGGCCTGGTAAACCATGGTATAAATTTCTTCAATCCGGGCATCGGTCATGGCGTAACAGCCGATAGATTCGCAATGGCCGTGTACCATAATGGCGCTGCCGGTATAGCCTTTCAGTTGTTCCACCTTATTGGGATAGCCCACATTAATGGCCAGGTAATAATTACTTACCGGGTTAAGTTGTTTTGGCTGGATGGTATAGAATCCTTCCGGACTTTTACCATCGCCGTCGCGGGTTTTGGTGCCCAAACCGCCCGAGTAGCTGCATACTTCGTAATTTTTAAATAGCTGGTATTTGTTGCCTTGTTTTGCCCAAAGCTCCAATGCGCTTAAATCTTTAATGATGCGGATGTAAATCTGTAGACCATTGCTGGCGAATCCTTTACTTTTAAGTTCCTGTTGTAATTTGGGCCACACCTTTTCGCGTACATCACTGGCACGTTTGCTATCTGGAATACCGGTTTTAGGTGGTGCTATTAAGAGTAGTGATAGCAGCAGGGCTATGAGCTTAGGCATTTATTGTGATTGGTTTTTATTGGATAACGAAAAACAGGAGGATTGATTATGAAGGTGAGGAAAAATAAAAATTGTCATTTCGACTGAGCAGCTGAGACATAAGTGTTGGGGCGAGGGAGAAATCGTCTACGCATTGCAAAGCGGATTTTTATTCTCGAAAACATGGTGTAGAAGATTTCTCTTCTCTCTATCCTACAATCTCCCCGCTTGCTCGTCGAAATGACATCGTGGTAAGTACGCGGTATCAAATAGTCACCACCAACCGCTTACCACCCGGTACATCCAGCTCCCACAAATCGGCTATATTTTCCAATTTAACAGCTATCGTTTCAATTTTAAGTTTCCCATCTGCAGCTAAATGAAACATTTCAGGAAGAATAACCCGGAAAAGTTCGGCCACTTGTTGTTTTGACCAGGCCCCGAGCCCCGAGCCGCTCAATTGTAAATCAACACTTCGCATATTAGCTGCCGATAATTGGATAAGATCGCCACCCATGCTGCCAACTGATACATACCTGATACGATTAGTGAAGGAGCCTCCTCCTTTCAGGCAGGTCAAAATCATTTCGGCGGTATGTCCCCATAAGTAATCAATAACCACGTCAATGGGCGTCTGTTCATGAATCGTTTTTATCTGTTTGGTAAATTGTTCATCATCCTGCAAAACGGAGATCACTTCATCTGCACCAAGCGCAAGTAAATCGTTCAATGATTGCTGGTTTCTGCCCGTAGCTATTACCCTCCCGGCACCATAATGCTTCGCTATCTGTACGGCTACCCGTCCGGTAAACCCGGTAGCTCCGTTTATCAGCACCACATCGCCAGGCTGGATTCCGGCTTTAAACTTTAAGCCCATCGCCGCGCCAATAACAGCGTTGGGGAGTGCGGCGGCCGTGGCGTCATCCAGTTCGGCGGGCAGTTTCACTATCCTGCTTTTATTAATAACAGCTTTTTCGGCAAGCATACCACTTTCGCCAATGGCGTAAACCCGGGTACCATCGGGCAGCAGGCAAACGCCGTCGCCGCCCGGCACTTTTCCGCCCGTTTGAGGTGCATCGCTTGAATAGTGTGTACCTGCTGCCCGGCCCTTATCAAAGTGTTTTATAGCTACTGCTTTAACGCTTACCAATAGTTCATCATCGTTGTAAACTGCCGGCTCTGCAAAATCAACATATTGAGGCATGTTGCCTTTTTGATATATAACTGCTGCTTTCATAATTTATCTCTTTTTGTGTGATGAGACAAAATTATGAGCATGCCCACGCGGCAGCGATAACATATGTTATCAAGTTAAAAATGAGGCTTGCCTTTGGCCAGTTTATTTTTAATGCGACTTAAGTGTACCGTACTCACCCCAAGATACGAGGCAATGTAGTGTTGAGGGATGCGCTGTACAATATGAGGGCGGTTGTTTAAAAGATTTTGGTAACGTTGCTCTGGTGTATCGCGGATAAATGAGATCAACTCATTATTATAATGCATCTGTCTTCGGGCGAAGATCCGGAGCATCATTTTTAAAAAGCCTGGCTCGTGGCTTATCTCGTCCATTAACCGGTTAACGTGTTTTTTATGGAGCAGGTAAACTATTGAAGGTTCAAGCGTTTCGACGGTGAAAGCACCGGGAGTGCCGTTTACAAAACTCTCGAGCGAAGTTAGTCCTTCGTTTTCGAAAAAGAACTGGACGGTTTTTTCATCGCCATTGCTGTTAAAAAACATCCTCACGCAGCCTTTTTCAATAAAAATATATTGTTGGGATATTTTTCCTTCTTCAAGCAACACGGTTTTGGCCGGCATTTCAAGCCGTTTTTGATGGGGGAGGTATTTGTCCCAATACAAATTTAAATGCGGGAATTGGTCTTTGAAGTGAAAAAACATTTAGCCCCCTCTAAATCTCTCCCGGAAGGGGAGACTTTTTAATTAAAATATTCTAAAGCCCTTCCTTCCGGGGAGGGTTTGGGTGGGGCTGATCATATCCCCAACACCTGTTTCAATTTCACATACCCGGTTTTGCTAACCGGAATCTTGGCGCCCGATTTCAGGATAGCTAAATGTGCATCCTTCTCATACGGGTCAATACGGGTAATTTGCTGGATAGCTACAATGTATGAACGGTGAACGCGCACAAAATAATTAGGATCGAGCGTTTGTTCAAAAAAGCTCATGGTTTTGTTTTTGAGATACGAACCTTCTTTGGTTATCACGCTTACATAATCATCATCGGCCTGCAGGTATTCTACATCGGCTACAGGGATGATTTTTACCTTGGTGCCGGTTTTTACCACAATCCGTTCGTGCTGTGCCGGCGATTGTGTGGCAGCAGTTTCCAGCAGTTCTTCGGTTTGTTTAACGGCAGGTTTGGGTGCAGCTGTCGACAGATACTTTTCAACCGCCTTATTAAAACGTTCCTTGCTGAAGGGTTTCAACAGGTAATCAACCGCATGGGCTTCAAAAGCTTTTATGGCATACTCATCAAAGGCGGTGGCAAAAATTACAGCAGGGGGCTGCTCAACCAATTCAAGCATTTCAAAGCCGGTTATTTTAGGCATCTGGATATCCAGGAAAACCAAATCGGGCTGGTGTTGCTGAATGGCCTTGAGGCCTTCAAAGCCGTCGTTGCATTCCTGTATCAGTTCTATTTCTTTAAAATCAAGCAGGTATTCCCTTACTACCATGCGGGCCAAAGGTTCGTCGTCAATAATTAAAGCTCGCTTCATAGCTGCGGTATTTTTATAATGGTTGTGTACAGATCATCGCTCGCGTGGGTTTCCATCAAATCGTTGCGGGCGTAAAGCAAATATAATCTACGTTGTACACCCCGCAAACCAAAACCGGTACCTTTTTTAGGTTTTGATGTTTGAGGATCGTACGGGTTTTGAACCATTAAAGTTAAATAACCATCTTCAATTTCGCCGCGGATGCTTACGGTTACTTCGCCAATGGTATCGTACAAACCAAATTTTATGGCGTTTTCAACCAGTGGCTGCAGCAGCATGGAGGGTAAGGTAGCGGTGCCGCATAAAGCATCGCAGCTAATCTCTGTTTGTAAACGGTGACCAAAACGTACTTTTTCAATATCCAGGTAAAGGTTAAGATGAGCAAGTTCCTCATTTAAGGAAACCTGTAACTGATCGTCTTTTTTCAGGGTGCCCCGCAAAAAGTCGGATAGCTGGTGAATCATCCTGCGCGCTTCATCGGGTTTAAAGCCGATAAGCGCATTGATGGAATTAAGGCTGTTGAACAAAAAGTGAGGCTGCAGTTGTTGCCTCAGGTTGTATAATTCTGCCTCGCGGGCCAGTTGTTCAGCTTCGGTTTTGCGTTTAAGGGTTTCCTTCTGGTCAAGCTGCGAATACCATAGCAAGCTGATCATGGCCATCCAGCCGATAGCCAAAAAATCGGTAAAAAAGCGAATAATGAGCGATTGCGACAGGAAATTATTATAAATCTGGTCGGTATTGATCAGCGGCAGCAAATAACGGCAGCCTGCGGTGCAAATCCCCGCCAGGGCAACACACCATATAAACAGGTTGATATAACTACCCCTGCCCGGCTGATAATAGCGCAGGTTATTGTTGATAAGCCAGCAGGCGCAGGATAGCAGCACGGCGCTAAGTAAACCATCGGTTATGGTAATAAACCAAACAAAACCAAAACTATGGATAATATAAGTTTGCAGCGCAGCCCATGCCAGGCCGCACACAACAAATGCTGCGTATAGTTTTGAGGTTTGTATGTTTGGTATTTCCAAAACTGATAATGTGTTTAAGGTTTAGTTCCTAACGCCTAATAGTGCCGATTTATGATGTGCCCAGGCAATATAAAGGTCGGCATCGGGTGTTTCGTGTATGTTATAATATAGTTCGGTGCCATCGGTAAGCCCGGGCAGCTGGTTAAGTTCGGCCACATCAATAAACTGCCATTTTACGGTTTGCTTTTCGATGTTTTTAAAGCTATCCTGGTTGGCATGGCCAATGCGGGTTGCTTTTTCATAGGCTACCAATTCGTTATCCGCACTAATCAAACGTAATTGTTCATCAAACTGCGCCTGATGGTCGCCATCGCCGCTTATCACCCTGAAAACTAATTTTGCTACGTACCAGTTCATGTTGTTTATCATTATTGTTAATAGCCCTGATCGGTTTAATTAATAACTGCGGATATCAACGCCCGCAAATATGGATACCCCTTTAAGCACCAGTACCTTTTCGCTGCCCACGCTGGCGGTGCTGCGGATGCGTTTATCATCAACACTGGCAAAAACTGCTGCCAGATCTGATACTACCTGCCAGTTGGATGGTACGATGATTTTGGTACCGCCAAAAATCTGGGTGATATCAATAATCACGCGTCCGTTAATATCGGCCTGGGTAAAATCAAGCTCGGCACCGCCAAATATGTTTACAATATCGCCGCCGCGGAAATTTTTTGAGAGGATGGTTTTGTTAACCCCGCCAAATATGGATACGGTATCGATATAATCATCGCCCGAATATTTGGAGTTGTATTGCTGTTGTTTCTGTGCATAAGGGTCATCAGCCGGAGGTACATCGCCTTCATCTTTTACGGTATAATCAACATTGCCGGTTTCGTCAAATCTGTAGGCTTCTTTTTTGCCCCATTTGTCCCAGTCGTTGGTTTTAAACTCGTTTTTCCATGCCTGCGGATCAAAGTGTTTGTTACGCCTTAATATCAGCCACATGCCAAAGCCTATTACCGCTAAAGGCCCAACTATGCGGCCCGAATGCGGAATGTTTTCGGTTATCAGGAATATGGTGCCCAGGCCCACCAGTAAAATCCACGATGCTTTTTTGTAGTTGTGTTTCGAACCTATGTATACCCCCCAGAAAATTAACCAAACGGGCCATAAACTGATATGATCGGGTATGAAGAATATGCGGAATTGCTGCAACAGCAAGATGCCGCCTACAGCAAGTAAAATGATCCCGGCAACAGCCTTGCCTTTGTTAGGATCTTTATGTTCTATATCGTTGTTCATTGTATTATCTGCAAATTGAAATCATATCCAAAACTAAGGTAACATTATAGTTGGGGCAAACAAAAACTGGCGGCATATTTCAAGTTCTCGGTGAAAGGGGATATTTTAACGGTGAAAAAGTTTGTGTTTGATAAATTAACATGCGGCAAAAATAAAAATTTGTAAGTTGCAACGGTTTTTATCACAAAATAACCACATACTAAACTTTATCATAAAAAATGAACCAGGAATTTGGCCCTGTACGGGGCATGGCGTTTGAAAAGGAATACACCTTACATATCGGGTGGAAAATATTTTTGTACATCTTTATTACGGCTTTGTTATTTGCCGGTGCTTACTCAATTTATACGGCAACTGCCGATAAAAACTGGTGGCTTTTGGTAATCGGGTTAGTTTTGATTGCAATAAGCGGATATTTTTATTTCGAAATAAAGGCATCTAAAATTATACTCAATAATGGAGGCGTAAAAAGGGTGGGGTACTTTAGCAGCAGAGAATTACTGTTACCCAATATTGAAGGGTATACTGTTGTGCAGGGTAAAAGGCTAACCATTAAACCCGTCAACAAATCCGATAAAAAAATAAGCCTGGCCGATTATACCTATTTTGCAGACGCCGGTGAAATATGGAGATGGGTAACCATGAACTGCCGCGACCTGGATGCCGAGCTACAGCAGGCCGAACTAAACGAGATCCAAAACGATAACAGCTTCGGCTTTACAGGCGAAGAAAGGCTGGCCGAGCTGAAGCGGTTAAAGCAATTCTGCTCATATTTTAATTATGCCGCTACTGCAATATGTATCTGGATGTTCGCTTATCCTAAACCTTATGATTATGCTATTTTAACAGGTTTAATATGGCCTTTGGCGGTGATGTTTGTGTTTTTCTTAAAAAGAGACGTAGTTACGCTTTACAATGGCGATAATAAAAAAGAGGCTGTATACCCTTCGTTAGGTACAGCCCTGGTATTGCCGGTGGTGGGATTGTTCATAAGGACGTTACTTGATTTTAAACCGGCACGTTTTGCAGATGTGCTTTTGCCTGCCGGTACGGTGGCAGTTATTTTGGCAGCTTTGTTTGTGGTGATATTGATTGGCGCAAAAGAAAAAGCCCGTTCAAACAAAACCACCTGGCTTACTGCCGTAGTATTTGTTTTGTTGTATGGTTTCACGGCGCCTGTTATTGTTAATTGCAATTTTGATTACGCAGCCCCCAAAGTTTATGCAGCACAGGTAATGAGCCAACGGATCTCGACAGGTAAACACACTTCGTACAATTTAACGCTAAGTAAATGGGGCCCAAAAGAAAGCGAGGAAGTTGAGGTTAGCAAATCGCTTTACAATGAAGTTAAGGTTGGCGATATGGTTGAGGTAAACTTGAAGCCCGGGCTTTTAAAAATACAGTGGTTTTATATTAGCCGGTAAACAATTAACAACTTATCTGCATATCAACAAAAAAACCGGGGCTTTTTAAAAATGCCCCGGTTTTTCAATATATATATGATGGGTTGATTGCTTTTAAGCCTCG
The sequence above is a segment of the Mucilaginibacter celer genome. Coding sequences within it:
- a CDS encoding fumarylacetoacetate hydrolase family protein, with translation MKLVSYKTEDREHLGVFVNGHIYNLNSCDKLIPDNMNEFLWGGPELMERAMRVNNDIRKGKTEAKEELFFELMAPVPHPASCRDGYAFRQHVAAARRNRRLDMIPEFDQYPIFYFTNHNAIQGPGEIECMPDHFQKLDFELEVAVVLNKKGRNITAAEADSFIAGYMIMNDMSARTLQMEEMLLNLGPAKGKDFSTVIGPWLVTPDELEQYKVPAKPGHTGNNYNLEMKCVVNGKQVSAGNMADMDWTFAEIIERAAYGCDVLPGDVIGSGTVGTGCFLELNGTGLLNNADCEPQWLQPNDLVEMEITGLGMLGNIIKKANSDFSILKLKK
- the hppD gene encoding 4-hydroxyphenylpyruvate dioxygenase, with the translated sequence MTTQTLDKPTTATDFLPLNGTDYVEFYVGNAKQAAHYYKTAFGFQNLAYSGPETGVRDRASYVLQQGKIRIVLTTPLHSDHPIADHIKKHGDGVKVLALWVDDAYDAFEQTTKRGAEPYQQPQTLTDEHGEVRTSGIKLYGETVHMFIERKNYKGLFLPGYEKWESRYNPTDAGLLYVDHCVGNVGWHKMNDWVNFYEEVLGFRNILTFDDKMISTEYSALMSKVMSNGNGYVKFPINEPAEGKKKSQIEEYLEFYEDEGVQHLALATHDIVATVTELQNRGVEFLTVPTTYYDDLTDRVGHIDEDLEPLKKLGILVDRDDEGYLLQIFTKPVEDRPTLFFEIIQRKGAKSFGAGNFKALFEAIEREQEARGNL
- a CDS encoding DNA alkylation repair protein, whose protein sequence is MDVQIIIDLLKEQADASYLKGMQRFGIDNATALGVRVPHIRKLARLIKKDHALALALWDTAIHEAWLLATMIAEPKLLTLEVMDAWTNDFYSWDICDQACGNLFIYTPFALDKAAEYSNHTGEFVKRTAFVLMAEYAVHHKKAPDEIFINMLPIIEREAGDSRNFVKKAINWALRQIGKRNNILKARAIDTAHNISHQHTRAAKWVANDALRELLSK
- a CDS encoding YciI family protein — protein: MKKPLLLITLLAFAVNCLAQTTPATKPKYDAALAKKLGADDYGMKKYVMAFLKDGPTQLKDSTARMQLQMAHLKNIGRLAAEGKLVVAGPFMDDQPVRGIFIFNVESVEEAKKLTETDPAIKAGTLVMELHPFYCSAALMQVVPIHNTIQKQSITD
- a CDS encoding homogentisate 1,2-dioxygenase — encoded protein: MPVYHSLGSIPPKRHTQFRKPDGSLYAEELVSTEGFSSLYSLVYHAHPPTIVKSLGEPYSVEPKIAREKHLKHTSLIGFNIQPQDDYLQSRKPVLVNSDLHISLAAPRKSMVDYFYKNSQADEVVFIHEGIGTLKTGFGNIKFQYGDYLVIPRGTIYQMEFDSEANRLFIVESFSPIRPPKRYRNQYGQLMEHSPYCERDIKRPADLQTFDEHGDFKVLIKKQGLIYPYIYGTHPFDFIGWDGFHYPWELSIHDFEPITGRLHQPPPVHQTFEGNNFVICSFVPRKFDYHPLSIPAPYNHSNVDSDEVLYYVDGDFMSRKSVVKGQITLHPGGIPHGPHPGSVEKSIGKESTDELAVMIDPFRPLMLTEEAIGIEDENYYKSWQE
- a CDS encoding flavin reductase family protein, whose protein sequence is MPTINPTDLSAMQLQSYLNAVIAPRPICLASTIDKAGNINLSPFSYFNIFSINPAMCVFSPSRRVRDNTTKHTLENIHEVPECVINIVNYDMVQQTSLSSVEYSQGVNEFVKSGLTPLASELVKPPRVAESYVQLECEVKNVIALGEGAGAGNLVLAEIKLMHINDAVLAENGGIDQTKMDLVARLGGDWYCRVTADNLFRVAKPNVKIGIGVDALPFAIRNSRVLTGNNLGQLGNLETIPGDEAIEAFALTSEIKEVLDATIGDNQTRELQLHLKAKQLLDEGRVEDALMVLLIE